A region of Corallincola holothuriorum DNA encodes the following proteins:
- a CDS encoding Ig-like domain-containing protein, whose amino-acid sequence MKPWILLSSCLVVTACGGGGGSGGGTTLQALNDSYTVRRAQTIDLDLLANDTYSDRANVTINLPPSNDYTLVDGKIRFTAPDADSFNITFTYSISEDGQESENATVTIVAEAVPQPGLIDANSDTAVTTISQPVEIDVLANDTVPNGELSLTEIFRDARNGTAQIIDGKVLYTPNADFYGTDYFSYSVEDNTGNGYGGVNVSVLVQARTEGRYHSLKVGDVKDFSLEDTGFTISRETSDEGYANTAGVGDLNADGYQDAIICYPDESSAPELTELEKAGECELKLGADRDSSLRSFHRLWGTQASMQLGISANAAGDVNNDGYDDFLIQAGEGNQQRWFLIFGAENLPTNLLVGSEANAVTLELSTSQLILALSGIGDVNNDGYADFSLVKRVDLADDTQQTRLQIVFGSEAIQASNTPLDLDAFTRPEQSISYVEAETLPTGDHFRFGSFLHPMGDIDQDGYDDFSINAAQTAGPNSNEDGLIILFGKQDYSAEPTSISTLNSVYLTAGTVPVEPRLISGGAGDFNGDGKNEVLVQDQEQVYAIDLSLDKQGRLSILDPNRQITIISSFFRYAYPRNLGDINGDGIDDISINNVAKSQKPLLLIYGRPDLSPEISVDDLGNPELTDGTVGAVIHNYATSPNHDFKIWSSPVGDMDGDGYADLLIGGYANGDYDTDAEYTLLFGARHWGR is encoded by the coding sequence ATGAAGCCATGGATATTACTTAGCAGTTGTTTAGTAGTGACAGCCTGCGGAGGCGGCGGGGGCTCAGGTGGTGGTACCACCTTACAAGCACTCAACGACAGCTACACAGTCCGTCGCGCCCAGACCATAGATTTAGATCTACTCGCCAACGACACATACAGTGATCGCGCCAACGTAACCATTAACCTACCGCCATCAAATGATTACACTCTGGTGGATGGCAAAATCCGTTTTACCGCCCCCGATGCCGACAGCTTCAATATTACCTTCACTTATTCGATTTCCGAGGACGGGCAAGAGTCAGAAAACGCAACCGTGACGATTGTCGCTGAAGCGGTGCCTCAGCCCGGTCTAATTGACGCAAATAGCGACACAGCAGTCACCACGATTAGCCAGCCGGTAGAGATCGACGTACTCGCCAATGACACCGTTCCCAATGGTGAACTCTCTCTCACTGAGATTTTTCGTGACGCGCGCAATGGCACGGCACAGATCATAGATGGCAAAGTTTTATACACACCAAATGCTGATTTCTATGGCACCGACTACTTCTCATATAGCGTCGAAGATAACACTGGCAACGGATATGGCGGTGTCAACGTATCGGTATTGGTGCAAGCACGTACCGAAGGCAGGTATCACTCACTGAAAGTCGGCGACGTTAAAGACTTCTCCCTTGAAGACACAGGCTTTACTATTTCCAGAGAAACCTCCGATGAAGGGTATGCAAATACCGCTGGCGTAGGCGATCTCAACGCAGATGGTTACCAAGACGCCATCATCTGTTACCCAGATGAATCCAGTGCCCCCGAACTTACCGAATTGGAAAAAGCAGGTGAGTGTGAGCTTAAGTTGGGTGCAGACCGCGACAGTTCTCTACGATCCTTCCATCGGCTCTGGGGCACGCAAGCATCGATGCAATTGGGTATTAGTGCCAATGCCGCAGGTGACGTCAACAATGATGGCTATGATGACTTCCTCATACAGGCAGGCGAAGGCAACCAACAGCGCTGGTTCCTTATATTCGGCGCTGAAAATTTACCTACCAATCTACTTGTAGGTAGCGAAGCAAACGCTGTGACGCTTGAGCTATCAACATCACAACTGATCCTGGCACTGAGCGGCATTGGCGACGTCAATAACGACGGCTATGCAGATTTCTCGCTGGTAAAACGGGTCGACCTTGCGGATGACACTCAACAAACCCGCTTGCAGATCGTTTTCGGCTCTGAAGCAATACAGGCGAGCAACACACCGCTGGATCTGGACGCTTTCACTCGCCCAGAACAGAGTATTAGCTATGTTGAAGCTGAAACCTTGCCTACGGGGGATCACTTTCGATTCGGCAGCTTTCTTCATCCCATGGGAGACATTGACCAAGATGGTTACGATGATTTCTCTATCAATGCAGCACAAACAGCAGGCCCGAACAGTAATGAAGATGGCTTAATCATTTTGTTCGGTAAGCAGGACTACAGCGCTGAGCCTACCTCTATATCTACCTTAAATAGCGTGTATCTGACAGCAGGTACCGTGCCAGTAGAGCCTCGGCTTATTAGCGGTGGTGCAGGTGATTTTAATGGCGACGGGAAGAATGAGGTGCTGGTGCAAGATCAAGAGCAGGTCTACGCCATCGATCTTAGTTTGGATAAACAGGGACGCTTATCGATTTTGGACCCGAACCGACAGATCACCATTATTTCCAGCTTCTTTCGCTACGCTTATCCAAGAAACCTAGGTGATATTAATGGTGATGGTATCGATGATATCTCCATCAACAATGTAGCTAAAAGCCAAAAACCTTTGCTTCTAATCTACGGGCGACCAGACCTGAGCCCAGAAATATCTGTAGACGATCTAGGAAATCCAGAGCTTACCGATGGCACGGTAGGTGCTGTCATCCATAACTACGCAACGTCCCCCAACCATGACTTCAAGATTTGGAGCTCGCCCGTCGGTGACATGGATGGCGATGGCTATGCCGATCTACTGATTGGTGGCTACGCGAACGGCGATTACGATACTGACGCTGAATACACCCTACTATTTGGCGCTCGTCACTGGGGGCGTTAA
- a CDS encoding SulP family inorganic anion transporter, which produces MNVFNAISLQNIRGDLFGGLTAAIVSLPLALAFGIASGAGAEAGIYGALLIGLFAALFGGTPTLISEPTGPMTVIMAAVITNMLATDPENGIAMAFTVVMIAGLFQIAFGALKLGKYITLMPYSVISGFMSGIGFILLIMQLAPFLGQAAPSGGALGTLKTLPELISNAITIEIFLAFATLAVLVFTPKKIKAMVPPQLIALVGITLVSVLVFDLGEVRRIGEIEVGLPGLVFPTFTADQITTMILDGMVLGMLGCIDSMLTSVIADNLTRTEHKSDKELIGQGVGNLVSGLFGGLPGAGATMGTVVNIQAGGRTALSGVMRVAVLGIAVFGAADLLEVIPLAVLAGIAAMVGLNILDWSFIKRSHRVSWYSTLIMYAVMLLTVFVDLIVAVGVGVFVANIIIIEKLSRSQAQSIKAISDIDDEVPLKPREQEILNQAKGKILLVYLSGPLIFGLAKALSRQHQKIEKHQTVVIDLSEVSLIDDTISLAVENTITEAIELKKHVYLVVRTEEARNKLARMGLIDLLGKEHLLDSRTAALELALQTV; this is translated from the coding sequence TTGAACGTGTTTAATGCCATAAGCTTACAAAACATCCGCGGTGACCTGTTTGGTGGTTTAACCGCGGCCATCGTTTCACTGCCGCTGGCACTGGCCTTTGGTATTGCCTCTGGGGCAGGTGCCGAGGCGGGCATTTATGGTGCGTTGCTGATTGGATTATTCGCTGCGTTGTTTGGTGGTACGCCCACGCTGATCTCCGAGCCTACAGGGCCGATGACAGTGATTATGGCGGCAGTGATCACCAATATGCTGGCTACGGATCCAGAAAACGGCATTGCCATGGCATTTACTGTGGTGATGATCGCCGGTCTGTTTCAGATCGCCTTTGGTGCACTAAAGCTTGGTAAATACATCACCTTGATGCCCTATAGCGTGATCTCTGGGTTTATGTCCGGTATTGGCTTCATCTTATTAATCATGCAATTGGCACCCTTCCTTGGGCAAGCCGCGCCCAGTGGCGGAGCCTTGGGGACACTTAAAACCCTGCCTGAGCTGATTTCTAACGCGATCACCATAGAGATATTTTTAGCCTTCGCTACCCTCGCTGTGCTGGTTTTTACCCCGAAAAAAATCAAGGCGATGGTGCCGCCGCAACTCATCGCTTTGGTGGGTATCACGCTGGTCTCAGTGCTGGTGTTCGATTTGGGGGAAGTACGCCGAATTGGTGAGATTGAAGTGGGATTACCCGGCCTGGTATTCCCCACATTTACGGCCGATCAGATAACTACCATGATCCTCGATGGCATGGTGTTGGGCATGTTGGGATGTATCGACTCGATGTTGACGTCGGTGATCGCTGACAACCTGACGCGTACTGAGCATAAATCGGATAAAGAGCTTATCGGTCAAGGCGTCGGCAACTTGGTGTCGGGCCTGTTTGGTGGTTTGCCGGGTGCCGGCGCAACCATGGGCACCGTGGTAAATATTCAAGCGGGTGGACGAACTGCGTTATCAGGCGTAATGCGGGTGGCGGTACTGGGGATTGCGGTGTTTGGTGCCGCAGACCTATTGGAAGTGATCCCTTTGGCGGTACTGGCCGGTATTGCTGCCATGGTTGGCCTGAACATTCTCGACTGGAGCTTTATTAAACGTTCCCACCGAGTGTCCTGGTATTCGACACTGATCATGTACGCGGTGATGTTGTTGACTGTGTTTGTTGATCTCATCGTTGCCGTTGGGGTTGGGGTGTTTGTTGCCAACATCATCATCATTGAGAAGTTAAGCCGTTCACAAGCGCAAAGTATAAAGGCGATCAGTGACATCGATGATGAGGTGCCATTGAAGCCGAGAGAGCAGGAGATACTGAATCAAGCCAAAGGCAAGATCTTGTTGGTGTATCTCAGCGGGCCGTTGATTTTTGGTTTGGCTAAAGCGCTGTCCAGGCAACACCAAAAAATAGAGAAGCATCAAACTGTGGTGATCGATCTGAGCGAAGTGTCGTTAATTGATGACACGATTTCTCTGGCGGTGGAAAACACCATTACTGAAGCGATTGAGCTGAAAAAGCATGTTTATTTGGTGGTACGTACCGAGGAAGCCAGAAACAAATTGGCCAGAATGGGGTTGATAGATCTGCTGGGCAAAGAGCACTTGCTAGATAGTCGTACTGCGGCGCTGGAGCTGGCATTGCAAACTGTTTAG
- a CDS encoding NF038104 family lipoprotein codes for MQYKAIKLLLASLIIVHLSGCVAAAVVGTAVGVTTSVVGGAVDVADAVTPDIIDDDD; via the coding sequence ATGCAGTACAAAGCCATAAAATTGTTATTAGCGAGCCTGATCATTGTTCATCTATCAGGCTGCGTTGCCGCGGCTGTCGTAGGCACCGCAGTAGGGGTAACAACGAGTGTTGTAGGTGGCGCGGTTGATGTGGCCGATGCCGTCACTCCCGACATTATCGATGATGACGATTAA
- a CDS encoding TonB family protein, which produces MIILNTASVISAACLTLFLVCTPAVAKTEQQSNERSQENSKPPLKAEPSSPIANAPSPIVRIEPKYPMRAARDGIEGEVVVEVVIDEIGGADQVNVVTAKPTGIFDKAAMKAVKRWKWRPTIGANGPEKVTATYKLRFQLAP; this is translated from the coding sequence TTGATTATTTTGAACACGGCCTCAGTGATTTCAGCTGCTTGTCTCACCCTGTTTTTAGTTTGTACCCCCGCCGTAGCGAAAACAGAACAACAGTCAAATGAGCGCTCACAGGAGAACTCAAAGCCACCACTTAAGGCTGAGCCCAGTAGCCCCATTGCCAATGCGCCAAGCCCTATCGTCAGAATTGAACCAAAGTATCCGATGCGGGCTGCCAGAGATGGGATTGAAGGAGAGGTCGTGGTCGAAGTCGTGATCGATGAAATAGGCGGTGCCGATCAGGTTAATGTTGTCACTGCAAAACCAACCGGCATTTTTGACAAAGCCGCAATGAAAGCGGTCAAACGCTGGAAGTGGCGACCCACAATCGGAGCCAACGGCCCCGAAAAAGTCACGGCAACCTATAAATTAAGATTTCAGTTGGCACCTTAG
- a CDS encoding LEA type 2 family protein, whose amino-acid sequence MKDSDFSLHVADGSMVMKQKLVASLFLLLMAGCASLDFASPNVSLSSIKSLGGDLFEQRFLVVLNVQNPNNQALPIEGLNLALEVEGKEVATGVGASEVVIEPFGEEKVSLYLTTNMFKGAGILLKFISAQDDALNYHVSGYLHTSLGFSVKVPFENTGVLTLDDIKPKGH is encoded by the coding sequence ATGAAGGATTCCGATTTTTCTCTGCATGTGGCTGATGGATCGATGGTAATGAAACAGAAACTGGTAGCGAGTTTATTTTTGTTATTGATGGCAGGCTGTGCCAGCTTGGACTTTGCAAGCCCAAATGTCAGCTTGTCCAGCATTAAGAGCTTAGGTGGTGATCTGTTTGAGCAGCGTTTCTTGGTGGTGCTCAATGTGCAAAACCCGAACAACCAAGCGCTGCCGATTGAGGGACTGAACCTTGCACTGGAAGTGGAAGGAAAAGAGGTGGCGACGGGTGTCGGCGCATCTGAAGTAGTCATTGAGCCGTTTGGTGAAGAGAAAGTGAGCCTTTATCTCACCACGAATATGTTCAAGGGCGCGGGGATATTGCTCAAATTTATCAGCGCTCAAGACGATGCGCTTAACTACCACGTGAGCGGATATCTGCATACCAGCTTGGGTTTTTCGGTAAAAGTACCGTTTGAGAATACCGGCGTGTTAACGCTGGATGATATAAAGCCTAAGGGTCATTAA
- a CDS encoding hotdog fold thioesterase yields the protein MTNDDRPLTIWHKSATLDALNQMNRNTLSEHLGMRITELGQAHLLATMPVEQRTMQPMGLLHGGASAALAESLGSMAGYLAAPEGMLVVGQQINAHHLRPARSGMVTAKATAVHLGRSSQVWQIDVVDENDKLCCSCRLTLAVLPEITNNQ from the coding sequence ATGACCAATGACGACAGGCCACTGACGATCTGGCATAAGTCAGCGACGTTGGATGCGCTCAACCAGATGAACCGCAATACCTTAAGTGAACATCTGGGGATGAGGATCACTGAACTGGGTCAAGCTCATCTGCTGGCGACTATGCCCGTTGAGCAGCGTACCATGCAGCCGATGGGGCTACTGCATGGCGGTGCATCGGCGGCGTTAGCAGAAAGCTTGGGCAGTATGGCAGGTTATTTGGCTGCACCTGAAGGGATGCTGGTGGTGGGGCAGCAGATAAACGCACATCATCTACGTCCGGCACGCTCCGGAATGGTCACAGCGAAGGCTACTGCGGTACACCTAGGGCGCAGCAGTCAGGTATGGCAGATCGATGTTGTTGATGAAAATGACAAGCTCTGCTGCAGTTGTCGGCTGACTTTAGCCGTACTTCCTGAGATCACGAATAACCAGTAA
- the pbpC gene encoding penicillin-binding protein 1C — MKKRFAIALICTAVSLWLLDRLFPLPAPYQEKRFSQVVVAADGQPLRAFADKQGIWRQPTTPAQVSANYLTALLHYEDKFFYWHPGVNPYALVRAGWQWLRHGRIVSGGSTLTMQVARLLSPHRRTPLGKLQQIARSLQLEWHYSKQEILTLYLNLAPFGGPIEGVEAASHAYFGKSAAQLSQAEAALLAIMPQAPSRFRPDRYPQRARQARDKLVKRLVDGGIWPTTALTDVALEPVIAQHHYRPMLAPLLARRLVSQYPNQPLLQSSLQKPLQQALQQLATDYLSQYPLHTGLAIMVLDNQSQRPIGYLGSGEFGSRQRLGYVDMAQAVRSPGSTLKPFIYGLAIDQGLIHSASLLVDAPRFFSDYRPANFSGKFQGPITAADALTRSLNVPAVELLAHLGPKQFYTRMVNAGAKFRLSDTPGLPIALGAASTNLEQLVALYASLMNDGQLARISYLKDEKITTRPLMSPQAAWMIYEILRNQRRTDQPFDENVTGRRNNLAWKTGTSHGHRDMWAVGVSPKYTIGVWIGRPDGTSMPGHFGARTATPLLLMLANLLADNTPPPAAPPGVIDTTICWPLGKRALQTPPELCQEQHQAWLLGDQEPATLLAAEGENGSLMQSVWLTAEGTPTLQRCDDAVQQVKIALWPLLAEPWVAKSQRRHQQLPMHGCDNQPVARPLFVVTPRQGSRYLLPPTQSSVAITAKVMGGGNIKYWYLDGELLGQSNNQLQRFSVSAPGRYQLLVSDNLGNSDLVEFELK, encoded by the coding sequence GTGAAGAAACGGTTTGCCATTGCGCTGATTTGTACAGCGGTAAGTCTGTGGCTTTTAGACAGACTTTTTCCGCTGCCAGCGCCTTATCAGGAAAAACGCTTCTCTCAAGTCGTTGTGGCCGCCGATGGGCAGCCACTGCGTGCGTTTGCCGATAAACAAGGTATCTGGCGCCAGCCAACCACACCGGCACAGGTCAGCGCGAACTATCTAACGGCACTGCTGCACTACGAAGATAAGTTCTTCTACTGGCACCCTGGGGTTAACCCCTATGCATTGGTGCGTGCTGGCTGGCAGTGGCTACGTCATGGTCGCATCGTTTCTGGCGGCTCTACCCTGACCATGCAAGTGGCCCGCCTGTTGTCCCCCCACCGTCGAACACCGTTGGGAAAACTGCAACAAATAGCACGCAGCTTGCAGCTGGAATGGCACTACTCAAAACAGGAAATCCTCACGCTTTACCTCAATCTGGCACCATTTGGCGGCCCCATTGAAGGGGTTGAAGCGGCGAGTCACGCCTATTTTGGCAAATCCGCTGCACAACTCAGTCAAGCTGAAGCAGCACTGCTGGCGATTATGCCGCAAGCGCCCAGTCGCTTTCGTCCTGACCGTTACCCACAAAGAGCACGACAAGCCCGCGACAAGTTGGTGAAGCGCTTAGTCGACGGTGGGATCTGGCCAACCACAGCGCTGACAGATGTTGCCCTAGAGCCGGTGATCGCCCAACATCACTACCGCCCCATGTTAGCGCCGCTGTTAGCACGTCGGCTGGTGTCGCAATATCCCAATCAACCACTCCTGCAAAGCAGTCTGCAGAAACCACTGCAACAAGCACTGCAGCAACTGGCAACGGACTATTTAAGCCAATATCCGCTGCATACTGGCTTAGCCATCATGGTGTTAGACAACCAAAGCCAACGCCCCATTGGTTATCTAGGCAGCGGCGAATTTGGCTCGCGCCAACGTTTAGGCTATGTCGATATGGCGCAGGCGGTGCGCTCCCCCGGCTCAACGCTAAAGCCCTTTATTTATGGCTTAGCCATCGATCAAGGACTGATCCACTCAGCATCACTGCTGGTCGATGCACCGCGCTTTTTCAGTGACTACCGGCCAGCGAATTTCAGTGGCAAGTTTCAGGGCCCCATCACCGCTGCAGATGCGTTAACCCGATCGCTCAACGTGCCCGCGGTGGAGCTGCTCGCTCACCTCGGGCCAAAACAGTTCTATACCCGGATGGTCAATGCCGGCGCTAAGTTCCGCCTCAGTGATACCCCCGGACTACCGATAGCCCTAGGTGCGGCCAGTACCAATCTGGAACAGCTGGTGGCGCTGTATGCCAGCCTGATGAATGACGGCCAGCTAGCCCGTATCTCCTATCTCAAGGATGAAAAGATCACGACGCGGCCGCTGATGTCGCCGCAAGCCGCCTGGATGATTTACGAGATATTACGTAACCAACGTCGTACCGACCAACCGTTCGATGAGAATGTCACGGGGCGGCGTAACAACCTGGCCTGGAAGACCGGCACAAGCCATGGCCATCGAGATATGTGGGCGGTTGGCGTATCGCCCAAATATACGATTGGTGTCTGGATCGGTCGTCCCGATGGCACCTCCATGCCGGGGCACTTCGGCGCACGTACAGCAACACCGCTACTCCTGATGTTAGCGAACCTATTGGCCGACAATACCCCTCCGCCGGCAGCACCGCCGGGGGTTATCGACACAACCATCTGCTGGCCTTTGGGTAAGCGCGCACTACAAACGCCCCCTGAGCTGTGCCAAGAGCAACACCAGGCATGGCTACTGGGCGATCAGGAGCCCGCAACTTTACTGGCCGCGGAGGGTGAAAACGGCAGCTTGATGCAAAGCGTCTGGTTGACGGCAGAGGGCACGCCCACGCTGCAACGCTGTGATGATGCAGTACAACAGGTCAAGATCGCACTATGGCCGCTGTTGGCAGAGCCTTGGGTCGCCAAGTCACAACGTCGCCATCAACAACTGCCGATGCATGGTTGCGATAATCAGCCTGTTGCGCGACCACTGTTTGTCGTCACACCAAGACAAGGCTCGCGCTACTTACTGCCGCCAACACAAAGCAGCGTAGCAATCACTGCCAAAGTAATGGGCGGCGGCAACATCAAGTATTGGTATCTCGATGGCGAATTGCTCGGCCAAAGCAATAACCAACTCCAGCGCTTTTCTGTCAGCGCACCAGGCAGATATCAACTCTTGGTCAGTGATAATTTGGGGAACAGTGATTTAGTGGAGTTTGAGTTGAAATAA